In the genome of Tepidisphaeraceae bacterium, one region contains:
- a CDS encoding porin encodes MSHRTRWQMPAFVAGTLVCGAATVAHAEQPSQQEMQQQIQSLQQQIDQLKKQQQAAPATTPAPSTLDSVMRDADMRSTPTLQASATDFTAGYKSGKFIIQSADGNFSINPNFQLKVRNVTNIRDTGGEDIVENGFEMRRVKFGFAGNAFSKDLTYEFLWETSRSTGGVALQDAWARYRFAPSWLVRVGQFKDPLGKEQTGSSKRLMAAERSLLNELLIGGDNYVQGATLIYAPKESKFKGEFGVTDGTQSANTNFRDTNAAGAVADTRPDWGVAGRGEHQLIGKDFKGYDDFSAMLQTDTLLVVGAGVDFTQNGDSDLLTYTADVQFETSKGLGLFGAVIGRSATEVNAAGASADDIGFLVQASQMLGTTWAKAEWEGFVRYDVTLLDDVRVAAPFEDEVHEFTVGVNGYFHGHASKVTLDFTYLPNGSPVNVDGAGILQSDDDQFMIRAQYQLLI; translated from the coding sequence ATGTCTCACCGCACCCGCTGGCAGATGCCGGCGTTCGTCGCGGGCACGCTCGTGTGTGGCGCCGCCACCGTCGCCCACGCCGAACAACCGTCGCAGCAGGAAATGCAGCAGCAGATCCAGTCGCTGCAACAGCAGATCGACCAACTGAAGAAGCAGCAGCAGGCCGCCCCGGCCACCACCCCCGCGCCGTCGACGCTCGACAGCGTCATGCGCGACGCCGACATGCGCAGCACCCCCACGCTGCAGGCCAGCGCGACCGACTTCACCGCCGGCTACAAGAGCGGCAAGTTCATCATCCAGTCGGCCGACGGGAACTTCTCGATCAACCCGAACTTCCAGTTGAAGGTCCGCAACGTCACGAACATCCGTGACACCGGTGGCGAGGACATCGTCGAGAACGGCTTCGAGATGCGCCGCGTTAAGTTCGGCTTTGCCGGCAACGCCTTCTCGAAGGACCTGACCTACGAGTTCCTCTGGGAAACCTCGCGCAGCACCGGTGGTGTGGCGCTGCAGGATGCCTGGGCCCGCTATCGTTTTGCCCCAAGCTGGCTCGTGCGCGTCGGGCAGTTCAAGGACCCGCTCGGCAAGGAACAGACCGGCAGCAGCAAGCGCCTGATGGCGGCCGAGCGGTCGCTGTTGAACGAGCTGTTGATCGGTGGCGACAACTACGTGCAGGGCGCCACGCTGATCTACGCCCCGAAGGAAAGCAAGTTCAAGGGCGAGTTCGGCGTGACCGACGGCACGCAGTCGGCCAACACCAACTTCCGCGACACCAACGCCGCCGGCGCAGTCGCCGACACCCGTCCCGACTGGGGCGTCGCCGGTCGCGGCGAGCACCAGCTGATCGGTAAGGACTTCAAGGGCTACGACGACTTCAGCGCCATGCTGCAGACCGACACGCTGCTCGTGGTGGGCGCCGGTGTGGACTTCACGCAAAACGGCGATTCCGACCTGCTGACCTATACTGCTGACGTGCAGTTCGAGACCAGCAAGGGCCTGGGCCTGTTCGGCGCCGTCATCGGTCGCTCGGCGACCGAGGTGAACGCCGCCGGCGCCAGCGCCGACGACATCGGATTCCTCGTGCAGGCCAGCCAGATGCTGGGCACCACCTGGGCCAAGGCCGAGTGGGAAGGGTTCGTCCGCTACGACGTGACGCTCCTGGACGACGTCCGCGTCGCCGCCCCGTTCGAAGACGAGGTGCACGAGTTCACCGTCGGCGTGAACGGCTACTTCCATGGCCACGCGTCGAAGGTCACGCTCGACTTCACCTACCTGCCGAACGGCTCGCCGGTGAACGTGGATGGCGCCGGCATCCTGCAGAGCGACGACGACCAGTTCATGATCCGCGCTCAGTACCAGCTGCTGATCTAG